The Lichenihabitans psoromatis genome contains a region encoding:
- a CDS encoding circadian clock KaiB family protein: protein MTVEPADMPDRREKVPGEGRPETLARLTLYVARATPNSQRAEINLARVMDVLQGQLLVPSLDIVDVFSQPKRALTAGVVVTPTLIGVNAHQRIVLMGDLADHLHLLGVIRDLCLKDAAPPG from the coding sequence ATGACGGTCGAACCCGCCGACATGCCCGACCGTCGCGAAAAGGTGCCCGGCGAAGGCCGTCCCGAGACGCTGGCACGCTTGACCCTCTACGTTGCACGAGCGACGCCGAATTCTCAGCGCGCGGAGATCAATCTCGCGCGCGTGATGGACGTTCTGCAGGGCCAACTGCTTGTACCGTCGCTCGACATCGTCGATGTGTTCTCGCAACCCAAGCGGGCGCTCACGGCCGGTGTCGTGGTAACGCCGACCCTCATCGGCGTGAACGCGCATCAACGGATCGTGTTGATGGGCGATCTGGCCGATCATCTCCACTTATTGGGCGTCATTCG
- the kaiC gene encoding circadian clock protein KaiC: MTASDHGTVEARGRAISKVATGIAGFDEISGGGLPKNRLTAVVGSAGAGKTVFALQTLKNRLADRGEPCIFVTFEEPIDRIRSNVASFDWDVDTLESNQFHFIDARIPDDAVVTGAFDLAGLLAGLSALIVETGARNVVFDGIDMLLSSLKDERLERQELLRLDSWIKRSEISAIVTVKIFGAGDRDQIRADFLQYMTDCLVIMAEIVTETGSSRTIRIAKFRGSGFSGNPVPVVIGASGIDVIAFKGIRVGYPTYTGRVSSGVPRLDALLNGGYLRGSSTLISGSPGTSKTSLGVTFAFAACERGEHAVVISFDESGAQIVANMLSIGMNLTPHIESGLLTIVSFLSSGRSPEEHFVAIRNVLATRHPKCLVIDPISALMKADYPFSAMICESLLDLAKSQEISVVCISLLDQVSGTTELSASQISTIADTWLHVSYVARDGERNRALTIVKSRGTGHSNQVRELVLDASGIDLVEVYVAEGEVLMGSARAQKEVAVKRLHVLEQIAAERARLSLDRQISEARAHVEAANLELGWKQKEVDLLIASEQSRLETSRVDAIDRLSLRRGDDDGPVTEGGTTIVPVNPR, from the coding sequence ATGACGGCATCGGATCATGGAACCGTAGAGGCGCGCGGCAGGGCGATCTCGAAAGTCGCGACGGGCATTGCCGGGTTCGACGAAATCAGCGGTGGCGGCTTACCGAAGAACCGGTTGACGGCTGTTGTCGGGAGTGCCGGTGCCGGCAAGACCGTGTTTGCACTCCAGACCCTTAAAAATCGCCTTGCCGACCGCGGCGAGCCGTGCATCTTCGTGACCTTCGAGGAGCCGATCGATCGCATCCGCAGCAACGTCGCCTCCTTCGATTGGGACGTCGATACGCTCGAGTCCAACCAATTTCATTTTATCGATGCCCGCATTCCCGACGACGCGGTCGTGACGGGTGCGTTCGATCTCGCGGGCCTGCTTGCCGGTCTCAGCGCGTTGATCGTCGAGACCGGTGCGCGAAACGTCGTCTTCGACGGCATCGACATGCTGCTCAGCAGCCTGAAGGATGAGCGGCTGGAGCGGCAAGAATTGCTGCGCCTCGATAGCTGGATCAAGCGGTCGGAGATTTCAGCGATCGTGACCGTGAAGATCTTCGGGGCTGGAGACCGGGACCAGATCCGCGCCGACTTTCTACAATATATGACCGACTGCCTCGTCATCATGGCCGAGATCGTCACCGAGACCGGATCCTCGCGCACGATTCGCATCGCTAAATTTCGTGGGTCCGGTTTTTCGGGTAATCCGGTTCCGGTCGTGATCGGCGCGTCTGGGATCGACGTCATCGCGTTCAAGGGCATACGGGTCGGCTACCCCACCTATACAGGCCGCGTATCCTCCGGAGTTCCGCGGCTCGACGCCCTGCTCAACGGCGGCTATCTCCGTGGGAGCAGTACCCTGATTTCGGGCTCACCCGGAACCTCGAAGACCAGCCTCGGCGTCACATTCGCCTTCGCGGCCTGCGAGCGCGGCGAGCATGCGGTCGTGATCAGCTTTGACGAGAGCGGGGCACAGATCGTCGCCAATATGCTGTCGATCGGCATGAACCTCACGCCGCATATCGAGTCCGGGTTGCTGACCATCGTATCGTTTCTCTCGTCCGGGCGCAGCCCAGAGGAGCATTTTGTCGCGATCCGCAACGTGCTGGCGACGCGTCATCCGAAGTGCCTCGTGATCGATCCCATCTCCGCGCTGATGAAAGCCGATTACCCGTTCTCCGCAATGATCTGCGAGAGCTTGCTCGATCTCGCCAAATCCCAAGAAATTTCCGTCGTCTGCATCTCGCTGCTCGATCAGGTGAGCGGCACCACTGAGTTGTCGGCAAGCCAAATTTCGACGATCGCCGACACGTGGCTGCACGTGTCTTATGTGGCGCGCGACGGCGAACGCAACCGTGCTTTGACGATCGTCAAATCGCGAGGGACCGGACATTCGAACCAGGTTCGTGAATTGGTGCTCGACGCGTCGGGGATCGATCTGGTCGAGGTCTATGTCGCGGAGGGAGAGGTGCTGATGGGCAGCGCTCGAGCCCAGAAGGAAGTCGCCGTCAAGCGGCTCCACGTTCTCGAACAGATCGCCGCGGAGCGTGCGCGTCTCTCGCTCGATCGGCAGATTTCGGAGGCCCGCGCCCATGTCGAGGCCGCGAACCTCGAACTGGGCTGGAAACAGAAGGAGGTGGACCTGTTGATCGCGTCAGAACAGAGCCGCCTCGAAACCAGCCGAGTCGACGCGATCGATCGATTGAGCCTCCGCCGGGGCGACGATGACGGACCGGTCACCGAAGGCGGAACCACCATCGTTCCCGTGAACCCGAGATGA
- a CDS encoding putative bifunctional diguanylate cyclase/phosphodiesterase: MREPAPPPLYQALDGVSWPVLVTAMVQGEHVISYANAAFSAMCGHPIADLVGRDDAVLDGLKTDRSVKADMQAVLTEGRGIRRTIVTTRKDGTPYRTDVSIDPIRDASGRVTHLISIYRPTDVTGDPAATIGEVDTNLPSVAEHLPGYIYRLIMRSDGTIDTVYRSASVAQMLGIDNSQVMRTFDNLVHPDDHDAVYAAIRKSAAGMSVFREEFRLVASNGTLHWLRSRAMPRRTPNGEIVWDGIAIESSAEERWESEIANQASRDPLTGLLTRAAWLQALESELTAERSESATCAVICSDISAFSALNERLGQIAGDTILRETAKRLAKLAASIGGVAARLGGDEFAIMIPDCADQESLSLCVGSLREAFAQPMQIGTEWLTVLTCIGATFHQRLETETMADKGIASEVMTQAELALRWAKQSGRNTPMLYSPEQDDRHRNEAVLARSLEHAIANDELELHYQPLVELASGRIVSAEALVRWKHPTLGMQRPDRFIPLAETSGLIVPLGRWVLEQAFRQHRLWTSAGLAPPPVAVNVSGNQLIEPGFVALVAEALESQGANAANFEIDLTEGLLVEPSPQIMASLHALRTMGFTIAIDDFGSGHATFRYLRDFPVDKLKIDQIFVRKLVLESTDALIIRAIISLARSMGIALVAEGIETDMQRAFLQQEGCAVGQGYLFSMPLVAEDFTWMLAHNVRLPMRGPVEQALPGSPTGPDAVTGAQLG; this comes from the coding sequence ATGAGGGAGCCTGCCCCACCCCCTCTCTATCAGGCTCTCGATGGTGTCTCCTGGCCTGTTCTCGTCACGGCGATGGTTCAAGGCGAGCATGTCATCTCCTATGCAAACGCAGCCTTCAGCGCCATGTGCGGCCATCCGATCGCGGATCTCGTCGGCCGCGACGATGCTGTCCTCGACGGCTTAAAGACCGATCGGAGCGTCAAGGCGGACATGCAGGCCGTCCTCACGGAAGGCCGAGGCATCCGCCGCACGATTGTGACCACTCGAAAAGACGGGACGCCTTATCGAACCGACGTCTCGATCGACCCTATCCGAGATGCCTCGGGGCGGGTGACGCATCTCATCAGTATCTATCGGCCGACGGACGTGACCGGTGATCCCGCTGCAACAATTGGAGAGGTCGACACAAACCTCCCAAGCGTCGCGGAGCATCTTCCGGGATACATCTATCGCTTGATCATGCGAAGCGATGGGACAATCGATACCGTCTATCGCAGCGCGTCTGTCGCTCAGATGCTTGGAATTGATAACAGCCAAGTCATGCGAACCTTCGACAATCTTGTCCACCCGGACGATCACGACGCGGTCTATGCCGCAATCCGCAAGTCAGCAGCCGGCATGTCCGTCTTTCGGGAAGAGTTCAGGCTCGTCGCTTCCAACGGTACTCTGCATTGGCTTCGCAGTAGGGCGATGCCACGCCGCACGCCCAACGGCGAAATCGTATGGGACGGCATCGCGATCGAGTCCAGCGCCGAGGAACGGTGGGAGAGCGAGATCGCGAACCAAGCGTCTCGTGATCCGCTCACGGGCTTGCTGACCCGCGCGGCGTGGCTGCAAGCGCTCGAGTCGGAACTGACGGCAGAGAGGTCTGAATCCGCGACTTGCGCTGTGATTTGTAGCGACATTTCGGCCTTCAGTGCGCTCAATGAACGGCTCGGCCAGATCGCCGGCGATACGATCCTGCGCGAAACCGCGAAGCGACTTGCCAAACTCGCCGCCTCGATCGGTGGTGTCGCGGCCCGTCTTGGTGGCGACGAATTCGCGATCATGATCCCCGACTGCGCCGACCAAGAGTCTTTGTCGCTCTGCGTCGGCTCGTTGCGCGAGGCGTTCGCGCAACCGATGCAGATCGGGACGGAGTGGCTGACGGTTCTGACCTGCATCGGTGCGACCTTCCACCAGCGGCTCGAGACCGAGACGATGGCCGACAAAGGGATCGCCAGCGAAGTCATGACCCAGGCCGAACTCGCGCTTCGCTGGGCCAAGCAATCCGGCCGAAACACCCCGATGCTCTATTCACCCGAGCAGGACGATCGTCACCGCAACGAGGCCGTCCTGGCGCGCTCGCTCGAACATGCGATCGCCAACGACGAACTTGAGCTCCATTACCAGCCGCTCGTCGAGCTTGCGTCCGGCCGGATCGTATCTGCCGAAGCTCTGGTGCGATGGAAGCACCCGACGCTCGGGATGCAACGACCGGATCGGTTCATTCCGCTTGCCGAGACATCGGGCTTGATTGTGCCGCTCGGCCGATGGGTTCTCGAACAAGCCTTTCGCCAGCATCGGCTCTGGACGAGTGCCGGGTTGGCGCCCCCACCCGTGGCCGTGAACGTGTCCGGCAATCAATTGATCGAGCCGGGATTCGTCGCCCTCGTCGCAGAGGCTCTTGAAAGCCAAGGGGCAAATGCCGCGAATTTCGAAATCGATTTGACCGAAGGGTTGTTGGTCGAGCCTTCGCCGCAGATCATGGCGTCGCTTCACGCCTTGCGGACCATGGGATTCACGATCGCGATCGACGATTTCGGCAGCGGGCATGCCACTTTCCGCTACCTGCGCGATTTTCCCGTCGATAAGCTCAAAATCGATCAGATCTTCGTCCGGAAGCTCGTGCTGGAATCAACCGATGCCTTGATCATCCGGGCGATCATTTCCTTGGCGCGGAGCATGGGAATAGCGTTGGTTGCGGAGGGTATCGAAACCGACATGCAGCGCGCATTTCTGCAGCAAGAGGGATGCGCCGTCGGGCAGGGATATCTGTTCAGTATGCCGCTTGTCGCCGAAGATTTTACGTGGATGCTAGCCCATAACGTGAGACTTCCAATGCGAGGCCCCGTGGAGCAAGCGTTGCCCGGATCACCAACGGGACCGGACGCCGTCACGGGAGCGCAACTAGGATGA
- a CDS encoding acetamidase/formamidase family protein, with amino-acid sequence MTQRISKQGTIKYALSGDDDFVAHVEPGETVTIECVINIGDGVIKHVGQQLTEVDVTFPFVNGATGPIEVVGAMPGDMLKVEILHMELDTLGYSSLWPGHGMFPDWVRRKEFGIQTRVVDVLDGVVHWTDTVRLPCKPMAGVIGVAPIHGAVLTVDNGTHGGNLDVQEITTGSIIMLRVEKPGAHFFIGDCHALQGDGEAVGMGAIEIGSNVTLRITIEKAPKRLGHPRIETATHLCTLGCARPLEDAMRIAFQEMIYWLNDEWNIPEPDGYLLLAQIAEARCTQMVNPKYTYICKVSKAILAQFT; translated from the coding sequence ATGACCCAACGCATCAGCAAGCAAGGCACCATCAAATACGCGCTTTCGGGCGACGATGACTTCGTGGCTCACGTCGAGCCAGGCGAAACCGTCACGATCGAATGTGTCATCAACATCGGTGATGGCGTGATCAAACATGTTGGACAGCAACTCACGGAAGTCGATGTGACCTTCCCGTTCGTGAATGGCGCGACGGGCCCGATCGAGGTCGTCGGCGCGATGCCGGGCGACATGCTGAAGGTCGAAATTCTGCATATGGAACTCGACACGCTCGGGTATTCCTCGCTTTGGCCAGGCCATGGCATGTTCCCGGATTGGGTCCGGCGCAAGGAATTCGGGATCCAGACCCGTGTGGTCGATGTTCTTGACGGCGTCGTCCATTGGACCGACACGGTCAGGCTTCCTTGCAAACCGATGGCCGGCGTGATCGGTGTCGCTCCGATTCATGGTGCCGTGCTCACGGTGGACAACGGCACGCATGGGGGCAACCTCGACGTCCAGGAGATCACGACCGGCAGCATCATCATGCTCCGCGTCGAAAAACCAGGGGCGCATTTCTTTATCGGCGATTGTCATGCGCTCCAGGGCGATGGCGAGGCGGTCGGCATGGGCGCGATCGAGATCGGCTCGAACGTCACGCTCAGGATCACGATCGAAAAGGCTCCCAAACGGCTCGGACATCCGCGTATCGAGACCGCGACGCATCTTTGCACCCTCGGCTGTGCCCGCCCCCTGGAGGACGCCATGCGGATCGCCTTCCAGGAGATGATCTACTGGCTCAACGATGAATGGAATATCCCGGAGCCCGACGGATACCTGCTTCTCGCGCAGATCGCAGAGGCGCGCTGTACCCAGATGGTCAACCCAAAGTATACTTATATTTGTAAAGTATCAAAGGCGATCCTGGCTCAGTTCACCTGA
- a CDS encoding ABC transporter permease, whose amino-acid sequence MSVLIGQTPAAQGSPDRLAVRRLRTERLRQHALVLAVQLAILAAFLGFWEYQTSKSSQSAFMFGSPSAIGRFLWQMILDGSLLRDSAVTGTETVLGFVVGNLIGTLAGLMLWYSLFVSRVVQPFVIAIGSIPIIALAPIIIIWFGTGLPSKIAMSTISVVVVALVTSYKGAIGVDPDQINLLRTLGASKPQIFSKLVVPSSLTDIFAGLKLTVGFALIGAIVGEFMSSSVGLGHAIFQAGSLYAIPKVFASLVGTIALALLLTFMVGKVEHALTPWRRAG is encoded by the coding sequence ATGTCGGTCCTGATCGGGCAAACGCCGGCTGCGCAAGGCAGCCCGGATCGGCTCGCGGTTCGCCGACTGCGGACCGAGCGGCTGCGACAGCACGCCCTCGTGCTCGCGGTCCAGCTTGCGATCCTCGCCGCCTTCCTGGGGTTCTGGGAGTATCAAACGTCGAAGAGCAGCCAATCGGCCTTCATGTTCGGGTCGCCCTCCGCCATCGGACGGTTTTTATGGCAGATGATCCTGGATGGCAGTCTGTTGCGCGACAGCGCCGTGACAGGGACCGAGACGGTTCTCGGCTTCGTGGTCGGCAATCTGATCGGGACGTTGGCCGGACTGATGCTCTGGTATTCGCTTTTCGTCTCGCGCGTCGTCCAGCCTTTCGTGATCGCGATCGGCTCGATCCCCATTATCGCTCTCGCGCCCATCATTATCATCTGGTTTGGCACAGGACTGCCATCGAAGATCGCGATGTCGACGATCTCGGTCGTCGTCGTCGCGCTGGTCACGTCCTACAAGGGTGCGATCGGCGTCGATCCCGACCAGATCAATCTGCTTCGCACGCTGGGTGCCTCGAAACCCCAGATCTTTTCGAAACTCGTCGTCCCCTCCTCGCTGACTGACATCTTTGCGGGATTGAAGCTCACGGTCGGCTTCGCGCTGATCGGCGCAATCGTCGGCGAGTTCATGTCGTCGTCGGTCGGCCTGGGCCATGCGATTTTCCAGGCCGGCTCGCTCTACGCGATCCCCAAGGTGTTCGCGTCGTTGGTGGGCACCATCGCGCTCGCGCTTTTGCTAACCTTCATGGTCGGCAAGGTCGAACATGCTTTGACGCCGTGGCGTCGCGCCGGCTAG
- a CDS encoding ABC transporter ATP-binding protein: MAERSAERSLETMSAEQTQPIVVDHVAKSYVSPGNVTPVIGDLSFTLGRGEIVSIVGPSGCGKTTMLNVICGLIEPDRGTVRWYGEKLGAQKRGVKQASFGYMLQKDLLLPWRKAVDNVKLGMEIRRVPAAEADDRARALLDQLGLHGFADNYPSTLSGGMRQRVALARTLANDPDVLLLDEPFAALDFQTKLLIESDTAKLVRDSGKSVLLITHDIEEAVSIADRVLVLSHRPTAVKASYSISLGAARGDMIAARESPDFGDYVRRIWADLAVVRT; encoded by the coding sequence ATGGCTGAACGCAGTGCCGAACGCAGTCTAGAGACGATGTCGGCCGAGCAGACGCAACCGATCGTGGTCGATCACGTCGCCAAGAGCTATGTGTCGCCCGGCAATGTGACACCCGTGATCGGCGATCTGTCGTTCACGCTTGGCCGCGGCGAGATCGTCAGCATCGTCGGCCCGTCGGGTTGCGGGAAGACGACCATGCTGAATGTCATCTGTGGCCTGATCGAGCCCGATCGCGGGACGGTTCGCTGGTACGGCGAAAAGCTCGGCGCGCAAAAGCGCGGCGTCAAACAGGCCAGCTTCGGTTACATGCTGCAGAAGGATCTGCTTTTGCCTTGGCGCAAGGCCGTCGACAATGTGAAGCTCGGCATGGAAATTCGCCGCGTTCCCGCTGCCGAAGCCGACGACAGGGCACGCGCCTTGCTCGACCAGCTGGGCCTCCATGGTTTCGCGGATAATTATCCATCGACGCTCTCGGGCGGGATGCGGCAACGCGTGGCGCTCGCCCGCACCCTCGCCAATGATCCCGACGTTCTGCTGCTCGACGAGCCTTTCGCAGCGCTCGATTTCCAGACCAAGCTCCTGATCGAGAGCGACACCGCCAAGCTGGTGCGGGATAGCGGCAAGTCGGTTCTGCTGATCACTCACGATATCGAGGAAGCCGTGTCGATCGCCGATCGCGTTCTGGTGTTGTCGCACCGTCCCACGGCCGTGAAGGCTAGCTACAGTATCTCGCTCGGGGCGGCTCGGGGCGACATGATCGCGGCCCGGGAAAGCCCGGATTTCGGCGATTATGTGCGTCGGATCTGGGCCGATCTCGCGGTCGTCCGCACATGA
- a CDS encoding ABC transporter substrate-binding protein → MIFGTKSFPNRRSFMKGVAGATTVSLFGGVAFAADLKPVRFSEAVHNLGYINLYVGMHAGIFKKNGLDMQVSAAGGDTQTFAAVLGGSADFAIGDATMAQISRENGGPGVVVGTVVQRAHYFGVSKTLEPFTDPKMFKGLKIVTSPEPNTNYSVAKRLLENAGLKVGVDATIIPVSPGTEIAAMLAGQADIAIAYQPGVASAVSQGAKVVFDFSTYIGPFCNTGIMVLPTTIEKDPAMVQALVTSFEEASRKTYADPAYAKQVARLEFPDLPGEVVDAAIDAELKYLIPAQSVVTKPDQWKNLMDMQVYLGNAKGTVPFDQIIDNSFADKAVKAAG, encoded by the coding sequence ATGATCTTTGGAACGAAATCCTTCCCCAACCGCCGGTCCTTCATGAAGGGTGTGGCGGGCGCGACGACCGTGTCGCTCTTTGGGGGCGTCGCTTTTGCGGCCGACCTCAAGCCCGTTCGGTTCAGCGAAGCGGTCCACAACCTTGGCTACATCAACCTCTACGTCGGCATGCACGCCGGCATCTTCAAGAAAAATGGCCTAGATATGCAGGTGAGCGCCGCCGGCGGCGACACGCAAACGTTCGCGGCGGTTCTCGGCGGTTCCGCCGATTTCGCGATCGGCGATGCCACCATGGCGCAGATTTCACGCGAGAATGGCGGCCCCGGCGTGGTGGTCGGGACAGTCGTTCAGCGCGCGCATTATTTTGGCGTGTCCAAGACACTCGAGCCGTTCACCGACCCCAAGATGTTCAAGGGTCTCAAGATCGTCACATCGCCTGAGCCCAACACCAACTATAGCGTTGCCAAGCGCTTGCTCGAAAATGCGGGCCTGAAGGTCGGGGTCGACGCCACCATCATCCCGGTCAGCCCTGGCACGGAAATCGCCGCCATGCTGGCCGGCCAAGCCGATATCGCGATCGCCTATCAGCCCGGCGTCGCGTCGGCGGTGTCGCAGGGCGCCAAGGTCGTGTTCGACTTCTCGACCTATATCGGACCCTTCTGCAACACCGGCATCATGGTGCTGCCGACCACGATCGAGAAAGATCCGGCCATGGTGCAGGCGCTCGTGACGTCGTTCGAGGAAGCCTCGCGCAAAACCTATGCGGACCCGGCTTATGCCAAGCAGGTCGCTCGTCTCGAATTTCCGGATCTCCCCGGCGAGGTCGTCGACGCGGCGATCGATGCAGAACTGAAATATCTCATTCCGGCGCAGTCTGTGGTGACCAAACCCGATCAATGGAAGAACCTGATGGACATGCAGGTTTATCTCGGCAACGCCAAAGGCACCGTCCCGTTCGATCAGATCATCGACAATTCATTCGCCGACAAAGCCGTCAAGGCAGCCGGCTGA
- a CDS encoding transposase, with product MRRSAYSDSEIIAMVRDVEAGRPADEMCQTAGITLRTLYRWRRRFGGLKPFAVHALRALEQENYRLKAEAAHRAIKTISTTTSPSRVTMRSDLGGGRVSSGVTSATVVGRYAALRVR from the coding sequence ATGCGCCGTTCCGCTTATTCAGACTCGGAAATCATCGCGATGGTGCGAGATGTCGAAGCCGGGCGGCCTGCTGATGAAATGTGCCAGACCGCCGGAATCACGCTGCGAACGCTCTATCGATGGCGGCGTCGCTTCGGCGGCCTCAAACCCTTTGCGGTCCACGCTCTGCGGGCGCTCGAACAAGAGAATTATAGGCTGAAGGCCGAGGCGGCGCACCGAGCCATCAAGACGATTTCCACGACCACGTCGCCATCTCGCGTGACGATGCGAAGCGATCTCGGTGGCGGCAGGGTGTCATCGGGCGTGACCTCCGCGACCGTCGTGGGCCGCTATGCGGCGCTCCGTGTCCGGTGA
- a CDS encoding acetamidase/formamidase family protein translates to MARRHEIPPTPDAMVWGYFDASRPAVIEIESGDMVTLHSFPAGGPETLPPDRGLVSADYRRVLETLPQGPGPHFITGPVHVRGAEPGDTLQIDILDVRINQDWGFMAILPLLGTLPEEFTDYEIVHPLIDHQRNVAIMPWGTEVPLAPFFGIIAVAPPPAWGRVGSPVPRRFGGNMDNKELRPGATLFLPVFNDGALFYAGDGHAVQGDGEVCITALETGVTGSFRLTIRKDMALEWPFAETATHLMSIGLDDDLDDAAKQAVREMVHHICARSNLTPNQAYMLCSLAGNLRVTQIVDGNKGIHMMFPKALL, encoded by the coding sequence ATGGCGAGGCGTCACGAGATCCCTCCGACACCCGACGCCATGGTGTGGGGCTACTTCGACGCGAGCCGCCCGGCCGTGATCGAGATCGAGTCAGGCGACATGGTCACGCTTCACTCGTTCCCGGCAGGCGGCCCGGAGACGTTGCCGCCCGATCGCGGCCTCGTCAGCGCCGACTATCGCAGGGTGCTCGAGACGCTGCCGCAGGGTCCTGGCCCGCATTTCATCACCGGCCCCGTGCACGTGCGAGGGGCCGAGCCGGGCGACACGCTGCAAATCGATATTCTGGATGTGCGGATCAATCAGGATTGGGGTTTCATGGCGATCCTGCCACTCCTCGGCACTCTGCCCGAGGAGTTCACGGATTACGAGATCGTGCACCCGCTGATCGATCATCAGCGCAATGTCGCGATCATGCCTTGGGGCACCGAAGTTCCGCTGGCGCCCTTTTTTGGCATCATCGCGGTCGCGCCGCCCCCAGCCTGGGGGCGTGTCGGCTCACCCGTGCCGCGTCGCTTTGGCGGCAACATGGACAATAAGGAACTGAGGCCCGGCGCCACGCTTTTTTTGCCGGTGTTCAACGACGGCGCGCTGTTCTACGCCGGGGATGGCCATGCCGTGCAAGGCGACGGTGAGGTTTGCATCACGGCACTCGAAACCGGCGTGACCGGGAGCTTTCGCCTGACGATCCGTAAAGACATGGCGCTCGAATGGCCCTTCGCCGAAACCGCCACCCACCTCATGTCGATCGGGCTCGACGACGATCTCGATGACGCCGCCAAACAGGCCGTCCGTGAGATGGTGCACCACATCTGCGCCCGGTCCAACCTCACGCCCAATCAGGCCTATATGCTGTGCTCTCTGGCCGGAAACCTCCGCGTCACCCAAATCGTCGACGGCAACAAGGGCATTCACATGATGTTCCCGAAGGCTCTCCTCTGA
- a CDS encoding DUF5605 domain-containing protein, translating to MTEGLTPLSEDGRWEFSRVSGARDGTVRFLYFGEHQPREWAVGLPLEDGDYEIDLIDTWEMTVTRLDKAALPASPALRQRGGAMAGGEPEAAFGVKLPGKPYQAVRIRPVRAK from the coding sequence GTGACCGAAGGACTGACACCCCTGAGCGAGGATGGGCGCTGGGAGTTCAGTCGGGTTTCCGGCGCGCGGGACGGGACTGTCCGTTTCCTCTATTTCGGGGAGCACCAGCCCCGCGAGTGGGCCGTGGGCCTGCCGTTAGAAGACGGCGACTATGAGATCGACCTCATCGATACGTGGGAGATGACGGTGACCCGCCTCGACAAGGCGGCGTTACCCGCTTCTCCGGCGTTACGCCAACGCGGCGGGGCGATGGCCGGCGGCGAGCCAGAAGCAGCCTTTGGCGTGAAGCTACCAGGAAAACCTTATCAGGCCGTCCGGATCAGACCTGTTCGAGCCAAGTAA